A stretch of Arctopsyche grandis isolate Sample6627 chromosome 9, ASM5162203v2, whole genome shotgun sequence DNA encodes these proteins:
- the LOC143917159 gene encoding uncharacterized protein LOC143917159: MSSTVCYKCNRPGHYARECMVGGGGGGGGGAGGGRDMKERDGGYRVNDAAYGRSREKCYKCNRQGHFARDCKEEADRCYRCNGTGHIARECTQSPDEPSCYNCHKVGHISRNCPESMDREGRSSLSCYNCNKTGHISRNCPDGAKTCYNCNQTGHISRDCDQNENN; this comes from the exons ATGAGTTCAACAGTATGTTACAAATGTAACCGTCCGGGACATTATGCCCGTGAATGTATGGTCGGaggaggtggtggtggtggcggTGGAGCCGGTGGCGGTCGCGACATGAAGGAACGCGACGGCGGCTATCGTGTGAACGATGCCGCTTACGGTCGTAGCAGAGAAAAATGCTACAAATGCAATCGCCAGGGTCACTTTGCCCGTGACTGCAAGGAGGAGGCTGACAGGTGTTACCG GTGTAACGGCACTGGCCACATCGCTCGGGAATGCACACAGAGTCCCGACGAGCCCTCTTGCTACAACTGCCACAAGGTAGGGCACATCTCGCGTAACTGCCCCGAGAGCATGGACCGAGAAGGTCGCTCCTCGTTGTCTTGCTACAACTGCAACAAGACCGGCCACATCTCACGCAACTGCCCCGATGGCGCCAAGACCTGCTACAATTGCAACCAGACTGGTCATATTAGTCGCGACTGCGACCAGAACGAAAACAACTAG